DNA from Roseimicrobium sp. ORNL1:
CAAGGCAGCACTCAAGGCTCGGTAGCCCATCCTCCCCCCTTTGCATTCATGACTCTCGCAGAATTTGTCTATACGGTGGTGCTTGCCCCGCGCCCTCTGAAACGGGCAGCCAACTGGTTGCTGCTGAAAATCATCCCGAAGCGTATCAAGGTCGGGCCTGCGGAAGTCTGTCTGGATCCCGCGGATCCAGTGATTTCGGGAGCAGTGACTTTTGGCGTTTATGAAAAGGATGAGTTGAAATTCTTCCAGGAACATTGCGTCCCGGGAATGGTCGTCGTGGATATTGGAGCCAATGTTGGCATCTACACGGCGCTCGCCCTCCAGCTCACCTCGCCCAATGGCATCGTCGTAAGCGTCGAGCCCAATCCACACAGCCGTGGGTTTTTGGAGCAGACCATCGCCTGTAACCTGGATGCCTCGGATGCGAGCCGGACACGGAGTTACGTGTGCGATTGCGCAGCGTCAGATCGCGACGGTGATGCCACCTTGCATCTCAATCTTGGAAACAAAGGTGACAACAGGCTTTATGCCTCGTCACTCTCTTCGATGGAGATCCCCATTAAAGTCAGACCACTGGATGCCATACTCAGCGGCTTGGGAATCCACGAGGTCAATCTGGTAAAGATAGACGTGCAAGGTTGCGAGCCGATGGTCATTGCCGGTGGACTAGAGACGATTCGCCGTTCCCCTGACATGCTCATTGTCTCTGAGTTCTGGCCTGAAGGGATGAAGTCGGCAGGTCGTGACGCCAAGGAGTATTTGCATCAGTTATCCTCGCTCGGCCTTGAACTTTTCACTTTGGATGCGGGAGCCCTGAACCCACTCGCGAAAGATGGCTTTTCCAAACTCATCGCCAGTCTCCCAAACAGGCAATACACAAATATCGTCGCGGCCAAAGGCAAGCCACTCGCCAGGATTTCGGGCACGGGATCCTGAAATCGGCAGCACTCTGGCCCTTCACCCAGGACACTCAGGCTGGGCATACACAGCGCAACATGGACCTCTCCCAGATCACTCCTCTCATCATCACTTACAATGAGGAGGCCAACATCAGCCGGGTATTAGGGAGGCTCACTTGGGCGCAAGAAATCGTGGTCATCGACAGCGGAAGCACAGACAAAACCCTGGAACTGGTGGCGGGGTTTCCGCAGGCGCGCGTCGTCACTCGAGCGTTTGACTCCTTCGCTTCCCAATGCAACTTCGGTCTGGCTCAAGTCAGCACCCCGTGGGTGCTCTCGCTGGACGCCGACTATGTTCTTGGCCAGGGATTTGAGGATGAACTCCGCGGAGTTGACGGTGAGACCTCAGGATATCGTGCTCAATTTCGATACTGCATT
Protein-coding regions in this window:
- a CDS encoding FkbM family methyltransferase; the encoded protein is MTLAEFVYTVVLAPRPLKRAANWLLLKIIPKRIKVGPAEVCLDPADPVISGAVTFGVYEKDELKFFQEHCVPGMVVVDIGANVGIYTALALQLTSPNGIVVSVEPNPHSRGFLEQTIACNLDASDASRTRSYVCDCAASDRDGDATLHLNLGNKGDNRLYASSLSSMEIPIKVRPLDAILSGLGIHEVNLVKIDVQGCEPMVIAGGLETIRRSPDMLIVSEFWPEGMKSAGRDAKEYLHQLSSLGLELFTLDAGALNPLAKDGFSKLIASLPNRQYTNIVAAKGKPLARISGTGS